The Eubacteriaceae bacterium Marseille-Q4139 genome has a window encoding:
- a CDS encoding aspartate carbamoyltransferase regulatory subunit: MLNISGIREGVVLDHIQAGKSMEIYRYLGLGKMDCTVAIIKNARSSKMGRKDIIKIEGPLDSLDLDVLGYIDHNITVNIIRDDRIVEKRCLNLPNRLVNVIHCKNPRCITSVEQELPHIFYLADKEKEIYRCQYCDEKYSR, from the coding sequence ATGTTAAATATCAGCGGAATCCGGGAAGGTGTCGTTCTCGATCATATCCAGGCAGGAAAAAGTATGGAAATTTACCGCTATCTCGGGCTTGGAAAAATGGACTGTACCGTGGCAATCATTAAAAATGCCAGAAGCAGCAAGATGGGCAGAAAGGATATCATAAAAATCGAAGGCCCCCTTGATTCCCTGGATCTGGATGTCCTGGGATACATCGACCACAACATCACCGTCAACATCATCCGGGATGACCGGATCGTGGAAAAGAGATGTCTGAATCTCCCCAACCGGCTTGTGAACGTCATTCACTGCAAAAATCCCCGGTGCATCACATCCGTGGAACAGGAGCTTCCGCATATCTTCTATCTTGCTGACAAGGAAAAAGAAATTTACCGCTGTCAGTACTGTGACGAGAAATACTCCCGATGA
- the pyrB gene encoding aspartate carbamoyltransferase: MRHLISPLDFSVEETEQLLSLASDIEKNRPKYAHVCDGRILATMFFEPSTRTRLSFESAMQRLGGSVLGVSSAASSSAAKGESVSDTIRMISCYADICAIRHPKEGAAYVAASKSSIPVINAGDGGHQHPTQTLTDLLTIRSLKGRLGGMTVGLCGDLKFGRTVHSLIHALVRYPGIRFVLISPPELRVPDYIRESVLDANHIEYRETTNLDDAMSELDILYMTRVQKERFFNEEDYIRMKDSYILDAEKMKLAKPDMYVLHPLPRVNEIAVEVDDDPRAAYFKQAQYGVYVRMALIMTLLEVDKPC, encoded by the coding sequence ATGAGGCACTTAATCAGCCCGCTTGATTTTTCTGTTGAAGAGACAGAACAGCTTCTTTCTCTTGCTTCTGACATCGAAAAGAACCGCCCAAAATATGCACATGTCTGTGACGGAAGAATTTTGGCGACCATGTTCTTTGAGCCCAGCACCAGGACAAGGCTTAGCTTTGAATCCGCCATGCAGAGGCTGGGCGGCTCTGTCCTCGGCGTTTCCTCAGCGGCTTCCAGCTCCGCCGCCAAAGGAGAGAGCGTTTCCGATACCATCCGCATGATCTCCTGCTACGCAGACATCTGTGCGATCCGCCATCCAAAGGAAGGCGCCGCTTACGTGGCTGCCTCCAAATCATCCATCCCGGTTATCAATGCCGGCGACGGCGGACATCAGCATCCCACCCAGACACTGACAGACCTTCTGACGATCCGTTCTTTAAAGGGGCGGCTTGGCGGCATGACCGTCGGGCTCTGCGGCGACCTGAAATTCGGGCGCACGGTTCACTCTCTGATCCATGCCCTTGTCCGGTACCCGGGAATTCGTTTTGTCCTGATTTCCCCGCCGGAGCTTCGCGTGCCTGACTATATCCGTGAAAGCGTCCTGGATGCCAACCATATTGAATACAGGGAGACGACAAACCTCGATGATGCCATGTCGGAACTGGACATTCTCTACATGACCCGCGTCCAGAAGGAGCGTTTCTTCAACGAGGAAGACTATATCCGCATGAAGGACAGCTACATTCTCGATGCCGAGAAAATGAAGCTTGCCAAACCGGACATGTACGTGCTGCATCCGCTCCCCAGGGTCAATGAAATTGCCGTGGAGGTGGATGACGACCCGCGGGCCGCATACTTTAAGCAGGCACAGTACGGCGTTTACGTCCGTATGGCTCTTATCATGACTTTACTGGAGGTGGACAAACCATGTTAA
- a CDS encoding ABC transporter ATP-binding protein, whose product MAGGNDGQEMREPVIQVKNLYKVYRMGDTKVYALNGVDFTIYKGEFCAITGPSGSGKSTLLNMLAGLEHPSKGEIVIAGKHIEKLNEKQLVTFRRERVGFIFQSYNLIGTMNAVENVALPLSFRGIPKAARVKRAKQYLKLVGLERLTKNMPNQMSGGQQQRVGIARALVVGPQIIFADEPTGNLDSKTTMEVLKLMQKIVREQKQTLVMVTHDNNLATYADRIFKIIDGQIVHIEENHREVDLEELERERFGDYNGSGPSENRDGDMAGEEGQAAKDGSAPEKDAGHAPAGEETEEKTEGGEEKK is encoded by the coding sequence ATGGCCGGCGGAAACGATGGACAGGAAATGAGGGAGCCTGTGATCCAGGTGAAAAATCTCTATAAGGTCTACCGGATGGGCGACACGAAGGTCTATGCGTTAAACGGCGTGGACTTTACAATTTACAAAGGGGAATTCTGTGCCATTACAGGCCCCTCCGGCTCCGGGAAGTCCACGCTTTTAAACATGCTTGCCGGGCTGGAACACCCCAGCAAAGGGGAAATCGTCATCGCCGGGAAGCACATCGAAAAGCTCAATGAAAAACAGCTTGTAACCTTCCGGCGGGAGCGGGTCGGGTTCATTTTCCAGTCCTACAACCTGATCGGAACCATGAATGCCGTGGAAAATGTGGCCCTGCCGCTTTCGTTCCGCGGAATCCCGAAGGCGGCCCGTGTGAAGCGGGCGAAGCAGTATTTAAAGCTTGTGGGACTGGAACGGCTCACGAAAAACATGCCGAACCAGATGTCCGGCGGCCAGCAGCAGCGCGTCGGCATAGCCAGGGCCCTTGTGGTGGGGCCTCAGATTATTTTTGCCGATGAGCCGACGGGAAACCTTGACTCCAAGACGACGATGGAGGTCTTAAAGCTGATGCAGAAGATCGTCCGGGAACAGAAGCAGACGCTTGTGATGGTAACCCATGACAACAACCTGGCGACGTATGCCGACCGGATTTTTAAGATCATAGACGGCCAGATTGTCCATATCGAAGAAAACCACCGGGAAGTGGATCTGGAGGAGTTAGAAAGGGAGCGCTTCGGGGATTACAATGGAAGCGGGCCGTCCGAAAACAGGGACGGCGATATGGCCGGGGAGGAAGGCCAGGCGGCAAAAGACGGCAGTGCGCCGGAGAAAGACGCAGGACATGCTCCGGCCGGGGAGGAAACGGAAGAAAAGACAGAAGGCGGGGAAGAAAAGAAATGA
- a CDS encoding ABC transporter permease, whose amino-acid sequence MRFFDLLTMSINNLRRRKLRTALTVLGVIIGTASIVVMVSLGIGLKEMTMEQYASSGSLTKITVSRNYSMSNTENAEDSYIVDDTIKLFSRLDHVRAVSPVLSVYVNMRQGIYSSSSSLTGLSREGLEEITLGKGRLPDSNAQTMELVIGNMVQRDFYNSKTGRGYWDTGEMPDVDLYQESFFTTFQSTGSEDKKQKKYIFPACGMVKGGPEEYNEYSWGIYTDVELLKTQLKRVYGKQAIPGQPTNKKGKPYSYFVYDNAYVYVDDMENVMSVQKAIQDMGYNAYSNMEWLEQAQKQTDMIQAVLGGIGAVSLFVAAIGIANTMMMSIYERTKEIGVLKVLGCALGDIRSMFLMEAGFIGFMGGTIGLALSYGISMIVNRFLGGAMMGVMSDGGISRIPPWLSGAAVFFAIVIGMLAGLFPALRAMRLSPLAAIRNE is encoded by the coding sequence ATGAGATTCTTTGATCTGCTCACCATGAGCATAAATAATCTGCGCCGCAGAAAGCTGAGGACCGCACTGACGGTCCTTGGCGTCATTATCGGTACGGCTTCCATCGTCGTTATGGTTTCCCTCGGCATCGGTTTAAAGGAGATGACGATGGAGCAGTACGCTTCATCCGGCAGCCTTACGAAAATTACGGTAAGCCGGAATTACAGCATGAGCAATACGGAAAATGCAGAGGACAGCTACATTGTGGACGATACGATCAAGCTGTTTTCCAGGCTTGACCATGTGCGGGCGGTGTCGCCGGTTCTCTCCGTCTATGTAAATATGCGCCAGGGGATCTATTCCAGTTCTTCAAGCCTTACGGGATTAAGCCGCGAGGGGCTTGAGGAGATCACACTGGGAAAAGGACGTCTTCCGGACAGCAATGCACAGACGATGGAGCTTGTGATCGGAAACATGGTGCAGAGGGATTTTTATAATTCCAAAACGGGCAGAGGCTATTGGGATACCGGGGAAATGCCGGACGTGGATCTCTACCAGGAGTCCTTTTTTACCACGTTCCAGTCGACGGGCAGCGAGGACAAGAAACAGAAGAAATACATTTTTCCGGCCTGCGGAATGGTAAAAGGGGGGCCGGAAGAGTACAACGAATATTCCTGGGGCATTTATACGGATGTGGAGCTTTTAAAGACGCAGCTTAAGCGTGTTTACGGAAAACAGGCGATCCCGGGACAGCCCACCAATAAAAAGGGAAAGCCATACAGCTACTTTGTCTATGACAATGCTTACGTGTACGTGGATGATATGGAAAACGTCATGAGCGTCCAGAAGGCCATTCAGGACATGGGCTACAACGCGTACAGCAACATGGAGTGGCTGGAGCAGGCCCAGAAACAGACCGACATGATCCAGGCAGTCCTCGGCGGCATCGGCGCCGTGTCCCTGTTTGTAGCGGCCATCGGAATCGCAAACACGATGATGATGTCCATCTACGAGCGGACGAAGGAAATCGGCGTCCTGAAGGTGCTTGGCTGTGCCCTGGGCGACATCCGGAGCATGTTTTTGATGGAAGCCGGTTTCATCGGCTTCATGGGAGGAACCATCGGCCTTGCTTTAAGCTATGGGATTTCCATGATTGTGAACCGGTTTCTGGGCGGAGCCATGATGGGCGTCATGTCAGACGGAGGAATCTCACGAATTCCGCCGTGGCTGTCTGGGGCCGCTGTATTTTTCGCCATTGTCATCGGTATGCTGGCCGGCCTGTTTCCGGCGCTTCGCGCCATGAGGCTTTCGCCTTTAGCCGCGATCCGGAACGAATAA